In one window of Musa acuminata AAA Group cultivar baxijiao chromosome BXJ3-2, Cavendish_Baxijiao_AAA, whole genome shotgun sequence DNA:
- the LOC135585546 gene encoding polyadenylation and cleavage factor homolog 4-like isoform X2, producing the protein MEMESSRRSAMDRSREPGLKRPRLAAEDAAERDRAAVSTKRDPRLRAVGQPLDPRVPRPPRVGDREGSDDAPRGGSHQELVAQYKTALAELTFNSKPIITNLTIIAGESLHAAREIAAVVCANILEVPNEQKLPSLYLLDSIVKNIGRDYIKCFAARLPEVFCKAYKQVDSSIHSSMRHLFGTWRGVFPPASLQIIEKELDFPPITNGSSKSESSKLDSQPQRPAHSIHVNPKYLEARQRLQQSSRAKDISSDDFSGVVSTIDDAKRYDRITTVGNSRQWKNLPAKMPNVQCPQQEFINNVIHDKKRLKVIRDHEYSSDLSQELDLGIGRVGERLKDGDGHNNAGTNFTEAQLNRMNEFDVNHFYDNYQVSGSRRSNTLLSSVDLGDRDRSKLEASRSWKNSEEEEYMWDDMKTGTEYGGTNNSLKGDWHNANADRSVRMQSGKWMSLKPEHVQCNLNKVNDAFPRLVKTNKGESKVLPYEANDILNKQDFFEKLRPSSAVYDTNLGLRTEASSNSLSQRKASSEHHSSSFWTSHELPASLVGLDKNCSRAGQPEGQSLSFSAGLSTSISSSLPLPGLCSSVPSSTLGLHANIPGSSGTFGQQWQQTLQLPSLSSDLTPSSTSIQQWKPHNSIDPDRLRSHLFSQTGHKPLHLAGSVDFVSGKSHAQPLGASQSEITQHLEDLFDPTTSTSYNQPRDCPPLIQQSQYNLSQWQAATQSQPSRTETETQPSLRSETESQPSYQTEKLSPLPPGLGTHQAEKDSCTSHSNDPAVRQPHTSSLLAAIMKSGGLLPNNSISNLQKPSVQPPLPVGPPPIQVTSAAPSNTPSVFPPLSLDDTPDLKPPQFGDTIPPLPPGPPPPSSSSVAVNSDNSKTSGANVNSLSSLLSSLVAKGLISSSSTELPTTSTAKLVDKAKDQCIGFPSNSMEQVPSFLTTASGIPPISTEDPATSNSVAGAALSQSSAALSQSSAAELKNLVGFEFKSEIMRRFHPLVLTSLFDDLKHQCNICGLRFRLQEQLQCHLDWHAPKKSEMSNFNQTYRKWFPEMSDWVNGPVGPQSSLEAAISLEEVAPYEEESEPMVPADESQCLCALCGEPFEDIFSESRDEWMYKGTVYLELQNKQDTASNMDGPADQLPIVHAHCMSQWSA; encoded by the exons ATGGAAATGGAGAGCTCCCGTAGATCCGCCATGGACCGTTCCCGAGAACCGGGCTTGAAGCGGCCTCGATTGGCGGCGGAGGACGCGGCGGAGAGGGATCGCGCTGCCGTCTCCACCAAACGCGACCCTCGGCTCAGGGCCGTCGGCCAGCCGCTGGATCCCAGGGTTCCCAGGCCTCCTCGGGTGGGGGACAGGGAAGGGAGCGACGATGCGCCGAGAGGAGGGTCGCATCAAGAGCTTGTGGCGCAGTACAAGACGGCGCTTGCGGAGCTAACATTCAATTCCAAGCCTATCATCACTAATCTGACTATTATCGCGGGAGAGAGTCTTCATGCCGCTAGGGAAATTGCTGCCGTCGTCTGCGCCAACATCCTCGAG GTACCCAATGAACAAAAGTTGCCATCCCTGTATCTCCTAGATAGTATTGTGAAGAATATTGGAAGAGATTATATCAAATGTTTTGCTGCAAGGCTACCTGAG GTCTTCTGCAAGGCTTATAAACAGGTTGATTCTTCTATTCATTCGAGTATGAGACATCTGTTTGGGACATGGAGAGGAGTCTTCCCCCCTGCCTCACTTCAGATAATTGAAAAAGAACTTGACTTCCCACCAATCACCAATGGTTCATCGAAATCTGAATCATCAAAACTTGATTCCCAACCACAGCGTCCAGCCCACAGCATTCACGTGAATCCAAAGTACCTGGAGGCAAGACAGCGGCTTCAACAATCATCTAGG GCCAAGGACATAAGCAGTGATGATTTCAGTGGTGTGGTTAGTACAATTGATGATGCAAAGAGGTATGACAGAATCACTACGGTAGGAAATTCAAGGCAATGGAAAAATCTACCTGCTAAAATGCCT AATGTGCAATGTCCTCAACAGGAATTCATTAACAATGTCATCCATGATAAAAAAAGGCTTAAAGTTATTAGAGATCATGAATATTCTTCTGATCTTTCACAAGAGTTGGACCTTGGAATTGGAAGAGTTGGTGAGAGGCTTAAAGACGGTGATGGGCACAACAATGCTGGTACCAATTTTACTGAAGCACAGCTTAACAGAATGAATGAATTTgatgtaaatcatttttatgataattatcaAGTCTCTGGATCTAGACGATCTAATACTCTGCTAAGTTCAGTAGATTTAGGTGATAGAGATAGAAGCAAGTTAGAAGCCTCTAGAAGCTGGAAGAACTCTGAGGAGGAAGAGTATATGTGGGATGACATGAAAACAGGAACAGAGTATGGAGGTACCAACAACTCACTCAAAGGTGATTGGCATAATGCCAATGCTGATAGGTCTGTTAGAATGCAAAGTGGAAAGTGGATGTCTTTGAAGCCAGAGCATGTGCAATGCAACTTGAACAAAGTCAATGATGCTTTCCCTCGATTAGTGAAGACTAATAAGGGTGAAAGCAAAGTGCTGCCTTATGAG GCTAATGATATTCTCAACAAGCAGGATTTTTTTGAGAAGCTTCGACCATCATCTGCTGTTTATGACACTAATTTGGGATTACGTACAGAGGCTTCTTCAAATTCACTATCACAACGGAAGGCTTCATCAGAACACCATTCCTCATCTTTCTGGACCTCCCATGAGTTACCAGCATCTTTGGTTGGATTAGATAAAAATTGCTCAAGGGCTGGTCAACCAGAAGGACAATCGCTCTCTTTCAGTGCTGGTTTATCTACAAGCATTAGTTCATCTTTGCCACTGCCTGGGCTGTGTTCTTCTGTGCCGTCTTCAACTTTGGGCCTTCATGCTAATATCCCAGGGTCAAGCGGAACTTTTGGACAGCAGTGGCAGCAAACTTTGCAGCTTCCATCACTGTCTTCAGATTTAACTCCATCTTCAACATCCATTCAACAATGGAAACCACATAACTCAATTGATCCTGATCGTCTTCGATCTCATTTGTTCTCTCAAACTGGTCATAAGCCTTTGCATCTAGCAGGTTccgtggattttgtttcaggtaaAAGTCATGCTCAACCACTTGGTGCATCCCAATCAGAGATTACTCAGCACCTTGAAGACTTATTTGATCCTACTACGTCAACATCCTATAATCAGCCAAGGGATTGTCCCCCTCTCATACAGCAATCACAATATAATCTATCTCAATGGCAGGCAGCAACACAGTCTCAGCCCTCTCGAACTGAAACCGAGACTCAACCTTCCCTTCGGAGTGAAACAGAGTCTCAACCTTCCTATCAGACTGAGAAACTGTCACCTCTGCCCCCGGGTCTTGGAACTCATCAGGCTGAAAAAGATTCTTGCACAAGCCACTCAAATGATCCTGCTGTAAGACAGCCTCACACAAGTAGTTTATTGGCTGCAATTATGAAAAGTGGTGGTCTGTTACCGAATAATTCAATCAGCAACCTTCAAAAGCCAAGTGTACAGCCTCCTTTGCCTGTTGGACCTCCTCCTATCCAAGTTACATCAGCTGCTCCTTCAAACACTCCATCGGTTTTCCCTCCACTTTCCCTTGATGATACACCTGATCTGAAGCCACCCCAATTTGGAGATACGATACCACCCCTACCACCTGGCCCTCCTCCACCTTCCTCATCCTCGGTAGCTGTGAACTCAGACAACTCGAAGACGTCTGGAGCCAATGTGAATTCACTTTCAAGTCTTCTGAGTTCATTAGTTGCAAAAGGTttgatatcctcatcatcaacTGAGTTGCCAACTACATCTACAGCTAAGCTGGTTGATAAGGCCAAGGATCAGTGTATTGGCTTTCCTAGCAACAGTATGGAGCAAGTTCCTTCATTCTTAACTACCGCATCAGGTATTCCTCCAATTTCTACAGAAGATCCTGCTACATCAAACTCAGTTGCAGGTGCTGCATTATCACAATCCAGTGCTGCATTATCACAATCCAGTGCTGCTGAGTTGAAGAACCTTGTAGGCTTTGAGTTCAAATCAGAAATTATGCGTCGATTTCATCCTTTGGTGCTTACAAGCCTATTCGATGATCTAAAACATCAATGCAACATATGTGGTCTGAGGTTCAGACTTCAAGAGCAGCTCCAATGTCATCTAGATTGGCATGCGCCAAAGAAGTCTGAAATGAGCAACTTTAACCAAACGTATAGAAAATGGTTCCCAGAGATGAGTGATTGGGTCAATGGTCCTGTTGGACCACAAAGTTCTTTGGAGGCAGCAATATCGCTGGAGGAAGTTGCCCCATATGAAGAGGAATCTGAACCCATGGTTCCCGCAGACGAGAGCCAATGTTTGTGTGCATTATGTGGAGAACCATTTGAAGATATTTTCTCTGAATCAAGAGATGAATGGATGTACAAGGGGACTGTATACTTGGAACTACAAAATAAGCAAGATACTGCAAGTAATATGGATGGACCAGCTGACCAACTTCCTATTGTGCATGCTCATTGTATGTCGCAGTGGTCCGCCTGA